One genomic window of Entelurus aequoreus isolate RoL-2023_Sb linkage group LG07, RoL_Eaeq_v1.1, whole genome shotgun sequence includes the following:
- the plekhm2 gene encoding pleckstrin homology domain-containing family M member 2 isoform X4, which translates to MDQLKVKDRILENISLSVKKLQSYFAACEDETPAIRNHDRVLQRLCEHLDHALLYGLQDISSGYWVLVLHFTRSEAVRQIDELQHIATNLGRSRAWLYLALSESSLESYLRLFQENQGLLQKYYFKNALVCSHDHLTLFLTLVAGLEFIRFDLELDVPYLDVAPYMPDYYKPHNLLDFEERLPSSDSLSLHSFTSLTSTNLEWDDSAIAPSSEGDLTDQASCPRSSGSDPLTVISDSVVLTAGTVKVKGGAHLSPHSPTFRHNPFNEDSDAYTSADMTPVHVSRCHVTTAGDDSERTNNELEVIRMARRRRSGKKRRGKSSTDSISSIHNSLSSEHIEMDNAFHSSEDVDYLNCTVINIDCETEARRSRAGTEVVEEHDEDSVEALLRLPEMTDTSMDSVGQPLRDVMDRLNGVMDGEEVWDHPKYETEKQGGERGPEPPAQQPFREDSGGEPPDPASGERCPDAVATSSILQASSATQDLLCPTPNSAGSAPTGSGYHDATEQSQSQTLSGGHEDQGEATAPAGQESDLKKQGENSTENCKMTSDDTEVGEEKNSPPEISHPAEFKVDNNHLLLLMIHVFRENEEKLFRMVRMSTGHMEGDLQPLYLLLTDCYIYLLRKGAAEKPYTVEEAVSYNELDYLSVGLDQQTVTIVCTNRRRKFLLDTADASLTLWFLSVLKTAMVKGCREPPYPSILTDATMEKLALTKFISQESHCEVPEVFIHLYSLVHWEDPMDVALSPQGDAPNQKLPSSTKEGVVQYRAGSTYLGKELWRSCYLVLSNGVLYLYAERTDGTPVLSVTMGGEYCGGCRRSHSTERPHAFQVILTERPPLELSANNEQDMADWMQLLCQSVSKGVIPQGVAPTPCIPCCLVVTDSKLLTCHQDCQTSFFRSLGSADICDIMAVSVEAAMEYCVIEFVADRDHFLPPWVLYFSGCEERDRLLQVLDTAWRSIFEVALPHREVTEPSVQKRCSEALALMKSAWQRADSLARGRAQREPWC; encoded by the exons ATGGATCAACTCAAAGTCAAGGACCGAATTCTGGAAAATATCTCTCTATCCGTCAAGAAG TTGCAGAGTTACTTTGCAGCATGCGAAGATGAGACTCCAGCCATCAGAAATCATGATCGTGTTCTACAGCGGCTGTGCGAGCATCTTGATCACGCTCTCTTGTATGG GCTTCAGGATATTTCCTCGGGCTACTGGGTTCTAGTTCTTCACTTCACGAGGAGCGAGGCTGTCCGTCAGATTGATGAGCTTCAGCACATAGCCACAAACCTCGGTCGAA GTCGGGCCTGGTTATACCTGGCATTGAGTGAGAGCTCTTTAGAGAGCTACCTGCGTCTTTTCCAAGAGAACCAAGGACTGCTACAGAAGTATTACTTCAA AAATGCTTTGGTGTGCAGTCATGACCACCTCACACTCTTCCTCACACTGGTGGCAGGGTTGGAGTTCATTCGATTTGATCTGGAGCTG GATGTGCCCTATTTGGACGTGGCCCCTTACATGCCAGACTACTACAAACCACACAACTTGTTGGACTTTGAGGAAAGGCTGCCCAGTTCGGACAGTTTATCCCTGCACTCCTTCACCTCCCTGACTTCCACCAACCTGGAGTGGGATGACAGTGCCATCGCTCCCTCTAGTGAAG GCGACCTCACCGACCAGGCGAGCTGCCCAAGGTCCAGTGGCTCCGATCCCCTGACCGTCATCAGTGACTCTGTGGTCTTAACGGCCGGCACTGTTAAGGTGAAGGGGGGCGCTCACCTATCTCCACACAGTCCCACATTTAGACACAACCCCTTCAATGAGGACTCGGACGCCTACACCTCCGCTGACATGACGCCGGTTCATGTATCTCGCTGTCACGTCACCACTGCTGGAGATGATAGTGAGAGAACCAACAACGAGCTGGAAGTCATTCG AATGGCAAGAAGAAGGAGATCGGGCAAGAAACGACGTGGGAAGAGCTCCACAGATTCCATCAGCAGCATCCACAACTCTTTATCATCTGAGCACATAGAAATGGACAATGCCTTCCACAGCTCAGAGGATGTAGATTATTTGAACTGCACTGTAATCAACATTGACTGTGAAACGGAAGCAAGGAGGAGCAGGGCCGGAACAGAGGTGGTGGAGGAACATGACGAGGACAGTGTGGAAGCCCTGCTCAGGCTTCCTGAGATGACCGACACCTCCATGGATAGTGTTGGCCAGCCCCTCCGCGATGTCATGGACAGACTTAATGGTGTTATGGATGGAGAAGAGGTCTGGGACCACCCCAAGTATGAGACAGAGAAACAAGGAGGTGAAAGGGGACCAGAGCCTCCTGCTCAGCAGCCCTTTCGAGAGGATTCTGGGGGCGAGCCTCCTGACCCAGCCTCAGGAGAGCGTTGCCCTGACGCTGTTGCCACAAGCTCAATCCTGCAGGCCTCTTCAGCAACTCAAGACTTACTCTGCCCTACCCCCAACAGTGCAGGCTCTGCTCCCACAGGTAGTGGCTACCATGACGCTACAGAGCAAAGCCAGTCACAGACTCTATCAGGTGGCCATGAAGATCAAGGAGAGGCAACAGCGCCAGCAGGACAGGAATCCGACCTGAAGAAACAGGGTGAAAATAGTACGGAAAATTGTAAAATGACTTCTGATGATACAGAAGTAGGAGAGGAGAAGAATAGTCCTCCAGAAATCTCTCATCCGGCAGAGTTTAA GGTGGACAACAACCACTTACTACTCCTCATGATCCATGTATTCAGAGAAAATGAGGAGAAGCTGTTTAGG ATGGTGAGGATGAGTACAGGCCATATGGAGGGAGACCTGCAGCCTCTTTACCTGCTGCTGACTGACTGTTACATCTACCTGCTTAGGAAAG GTGCTGCAGAGAAGCCTTACACTGTGGAAGAGGCTGTTTCATACAATGAGCTCGACTACCTTTCA GTCGGACTTGATCAACAGACAGTGACCATAGTTTGCACTAATCGAAGAAGGAAGTTCCTGTTGGACACAGCTGATGCCTCTTTGACTTT ATGGTTCTTGTCGGTTCTAAAGACAGCCATGGTGAAAGGTTGTCGTGAGCCTCCATACCCCTCCATCCTGACTGATGCTACCATGGAAAAACTTGCTCTCACCAAGTTTATCTCCCAAGAATCTCACTGTGAG GTTCCTGAAGTTTTCATACATTTGTATTCACTGGTCCACTGGGAGGATCCCATGGATGTGGCCCTGTCTCCCCAAGGTGACGCTCCAAACCAAAAATTACCTTCCAGCACAAAGGAAGGGGTGGTGCAGTACAGGGCGGGATCCACATACCTGGGCAAGGAACTGTGGAGAAGCTGCTACCTCGTCCTCAG CAATGGCGTACTGTACCTCTATGCAGAAAGAACCGATGGGACGCCTGTGCTCTCAGTTACTATGGG TGGAGAATACTGCGGAGGCTGCCGTCGCTCTCACAGCACAGAGCGTCCTCATGCGTTCCAAGTCATCCTGACAGAGCGCCCCCCCCTGGAACTCAGTGCCAACAACGAACAGGACATGGCCGACTGGATGCAGCTGCTCTGCCAGTCTGTCTCTAAAGGA GTCATCCCTCAGGGTGTGGCCCCCACCCCATGTATCCCATGTTGCCTGGTAGTGACGGACAGTAAGCTGCTGACGTGCCATCAAGACTGCCAGACCAGCTTCTTCCGCTCGCTGGGCAGCGCCGACATCTGTGATATCATGGCCGTCAGCGTGGAGGCCGCCATGGAGTACTGCGTCATT GAGTTTGTCGCAGACCGAGACCACTTCCTCCCGCCGTGGGTCTTGTACTTCAGTGGATGTGAGGAGCGGGATCGGCTACTGCAGGTGTTGGACACCGCATGGAGAAGCATATTCGAG GTGGCCCTTCCCCACAGAGAGGTGACGGAGCCGTCAGTGCAGAAGCGCTGCAGTGAAGCTCTTGCTTTGATGAAGAGCGCCTGGCAGCGTGCAGACAGTTTGGCCCGAGGCCGAGCGCAGCGTGAGCCGTGGtgctga